In Maniola hyperantus chromosome 13, iAphHyp1.2, whole genome shotgun sequence, one genomic interval encodes:
- the LOC117987917 gene encoding uncharacterized protein has translation MEESSDSSSSSELLDLQNDAGDEFSICSRPPSPIEEVEIISMDNEPLLADVPPAPPEIPAESTEVPNGDQALPDEILEILGEDPSSVSQLGPEIRKELANRLNHIAISGLDKDVRKELFQNKKYMVPTNSERIAAPLLNLEIRAALPDTILKRDKGMETRQKQISAVISCIARVIDNQIKNNNADSKVTKELMDSIRMLCDIQYSDSMRRRYFILSCVKRDVLEHLKLTKVDKYLFGENISETLKTAKTVSKSRAEIIKIQDSNNKGTIKRKTQPSTSTLNYRAPPARRQPVQKRSHPPAPARKPEFSSRGSRHHQQQYRNPRRD, from the exons ATGGAAGAGTCTTCAGACTCCTCTTCATCATCGGAATTGCTAGACTTGCAAAACGATGCAG GCGACGAATTCAGCATATGTTCCAGGCCACCCAGCCCAATAGAGGAGGTAGAAATAATCTCCATGGACAATGAACCGCTGCTGGCAGATGTACCGCCCGCGCCGCCAGAAATACCTGCTGAGAGTACCGAGGTACCTAATGGAGATCAAGCTTTGCCGGACGAGATTTTGGAGATTTTGGGAGAGGACCCATCATCTGTTTCGCAATTGGGACCGGAAATACGGAAGGAGTTGGCTAACAGATTAAATCACATCGCTATCTCCGGCCTGGATAAAGATGTCCGAAAAGAATTattccaaaataaaaagtacatgGTTCCTACCAACAGCGAACGCATCGCCGCGCCATTACTTAACTTAGAAATAAGGGCCGCATTGCCAGATACCATATTAAAACGGGACAAGGGCATGGAAACGAGACAAAAGCAGATTTCTGCGGTTATTTCTTGTATTGCTCGGGTTATagataatcaaataaaaaataataatgctgACAGCAAAGTAACCAAGGAACTGATGGACAGCATTCGTATGCTCTGTGACATCCAGTATTCCGACTCTATGAGaagaagatattttattttatcttgcgTAAAAAGGGACGTGTTAGAACACCTAAAACTGACAAAGGTTGACAAGTACTTGTTTGGTGAAAACATATCAGAGACTTTAAAAACGGCAAAAACGGTGTCAAAATCGAGAGCCGAGATTATAAAAATTCAGGACAGTAATAATAAAGGAACAATAAAGAGGAAAACACAACCATCAACTTCAACTTTAAACTACAGGGCTCCTCCGGCACGCAGGCAGCCGGTACAAAAGAGGAGCCATCCGCCTGCTCCAGCGCGGAAGCCCGAATTCTCATCGAGAGGATCGCGGCATCATCAACAGCAATACAGGAATCCACGTCGCGATTAA